GAGAAACCAACACATCATCCTACTCCCCTTCAAGGATGGAGGTGTGGATATCATGCGCTCGTGCTACCAAAGGAGTGATGTCGGCGGTGGCCACATGGTGCGGCCTCCACCTCTGCTCCATGATGATGGTGGTTGCCCATTTTTTGGCTAGAGCGGCATGATCATTCCGAAAATAGAGTTGCATCTGTGCGAGGGCTTTACGCTGGGCCTCCAGGGGCTTTGCCTTTGGGTCGTCGCCGACGATCGACGTGTGAAGGACTTCGAGATCTATTGTTGTGGTTTCCTCCTCCACAGGGTTGGTTGTATTCTCGCCACTGGGGTTGTTAGACGAAATCGATGCTTGGAGTGTCAATGTCTGGTTGACCATTAGGACCTCCTTCAACGCTGCTGCTAAAAAgcggtgttgggaaacatagtagaagaAAAATTGGTCATGCGAATAAAACACGGATCACTATGAAGATGCTAAGAGTTTGACCTTTACCAACGAACGCAATAGAGAGAAGAGGTTGGTGACGATAGTTGCAGATTCCCACAGCTAGGTTATACCTCCTAGTCGCAAGAACTATCCCGATCTATGGGATCAAAGTTACGTTCCCTCTATCGGTATCCACGCGTGCTATATTGGTGATTTGGTAACACTTCGTCGTCCATGAGAAAGATCATCAGGAGAAACTAGAGGGAGAAGCAGCCAAATCAAATAGACGGGAGAGAGGAATGGGGCACAAGGCATCAACGAGGCAACCTCCAAGGGTTTTGGTGTGTTCTAGGAGTTGCCCCTAGCCCTGTATATATAAGTGGATGCCTAGGGTCGTAAATTGGCGAGGGGGGCTCACCAAAGTCGGTCTAGATCGCGTGTAGGAGTCCTTGTATTCAAGGTGGAAATGCCAGGACCGGTGGCGTTTTTGGAAACGTCGGGGCCCGTGGCCTTTCTGCTCCCCCCGAGTCAACCCTTGGCGAACAGACCTATGGCCTTGTGGGCCACCGTGCACCAAGGACCTCTGGATTTGTCCATGAGGTTCTAGGCCACCGCGCACCAGGGACCCTCTGAGATCTCTAAGAACATTTTCGGGAATATTCGGAGCACTTGCAGAACCACCTGAAACTCTTTCATCGCCCATTCTCTATTTTCCTTTATCTCCTAGTTCTCCTACAAACTACTAACCATTAAGTGTGTGACCCTGCAGGTTCAATAATATGCATATATGACCTGGAACAccttccggtcaataatcaatagtgtGATTCTGAcacccatattgattcctacatgcATATGAATATATTTATCAAGGAAACCTTCTTTTtgcgtacacaattccctttgctTCATGATATTTAACAAAATCCAAGGCGAGACTTTTGTCAGTATTCTTGTGAATAAAAAATTTGATCACAATACTAAGTTATCCTCGTTACAGTTTTGTTCTCGTTTCTTGTTTCTGTATCCTTGTATCCTCATGATCATATCATACCATGTCTGGCCAAAAGATGATAGATGCCGTAATATTGAGTGGGCCCGGAGAGTATTATCCATCGTCAAAGGAgtaaatcccaatcttgagctatcaaatCCCTAGACATAGTTTTTTGATGTGCCCGAAAGTTGCCTTTATAATCGCCCTATTACTGGTAACGTTTGAAAAACTCCAAAGTGTACCATCCGGCATGAACGTACTTGACACTCTCATGGTTTAAGGATGTGAGTATATGATACTCCCAGTAAATATGTAGTAACCTATGCCCAAGAATGAGATAACCATACTAATCATAATCAACCACTTATCCGAGCAGGAGACTGGGAGTGGTGAATCGTAATAATCATGAAGAAAAGAAAGCTCATCTGCAATCGTCCTGAGCGCCCTTCCATGTTGACCATCCTTCATCAGTTCGCTTCTGATAAATTTGGAGGTCTCAGCAGAGATACCATCGGTGACTTTATACCTTGCAAATCGACACCTTAGTAACTTAAACAATGCAAATGACAAGCATATATCTTTCAGTCGCTGTGGCATTGGTGTCAGAGACATGTTTTGTAATTGCCAAACTTTGTCAATGGTGACCAGGCCGCCACCTTGAATTGCCTCCAAGTTCTTTATGAACATGTAACCATGAGGTTGCTTCTCTACATGTAGTTTGTCCTCGCCCATAACTACAAGCGGAGGAGGCACATTCATATCATCATCACTTGCGGCCAGTGGCTTGCCATTTTGATCACTTCCTTCTTGAAGCTGCTGCATATATCCAACAATAAGACGAGGATTGCGTCCAAGTGCATAGGATTTCCTGGCCTTCAGGAATGCATAATATTTTAATGCCATTTTGGCATGAATAAGAGCAAAAGGTATGGATAATCTGATATAATAAAGATGTTTATCTCTACTGCTCTCAGAAATACGAGTGCTGACAGCCAGGTAAACTATCCAAATTCCTTGAAGAAGAAGTTCAAAAGGAGGCAGTATGCTTCGATCTTCTCTATCATCAGTAGCAACAATCGGGCTTGTATTGATAGCAGAAATCAGAACAAGGCAGGTGGATACTATGACCACGTATCTGTGAAAGAAGCGTGTGCGGCATTTGGCTGTCAAATCACCAAGTTCATTGTTAATAGTGACATTAAACAAATTATCGGTGGAGCCAGCAGCAGAGAGCACATAAGATATGATGGGCAGGAACAAGGTGGTTGCCCCCAGCAAGAGATAGCGGGTGAAGCCATAGTGACGATAACGATGGCCATAGGCTCCTATTCCGACTATGACTCCTGCCAGGAGGGCGTTAACAAGCAGCTGCTCATACACTCGCCACAGCTGCCATGTAATGTAGTCGATGAACTTATCCGTGACTCCTTTGGGGCAGAAGAACATACATTGCTTCATTGGATCATTCTTGCAGCACAAAAAATAAGTCGCCAAGCAGGTATCATTTTTCTCCATGAGCTGACGGGCAAATTAAACATCAGTACTACAAACTGTTGGCACGAAAAGAAAACGATAATGAAAGCAACCCTTGATTGTTCACAGGGATGCAAATGAAAATGACGCTCTAACGGCGGAGACACATACGGAATTAGGTCCGAGATGAATAAGAAAACCATCAAAACTGATGCAATGCAGTGTGCCGATTAATTATAGTGAAGCAGGCTGAGGAATGTACCTCGTACGTCGTAGGGGCGATCAAGCGGAGACGTCGATGCCGACCGCCTGATCTTGTTtgattattttttatatatatgcAGAGCATGGAACATGGAGCTAGTAATTGTATACAAGCACATTCGCCATGGCTCCCACACGACCAGTCTTAGTGTCTTACCATACAATAGATGTTTATCTTTATCTTTTTCCATTTTCTTCTTTGGAGTACGTTGCTTTCGCTTTATCTTTatcttcctctcttttttttttctgCAAATGTGTTAGTTTCTCTTTCTCTTCACTTTTTCCTAAAGCACCCTGTGTCTCATCTTTTATCGAATGGTTTGCCGGTAGATCTTTCACGTGTATGTATGATTACCATCGATCCATGCATGGCTAGCTCGGAACATGTTCTTTGCTTGTGCGAGTCCTCCATCCAGCTATATATTCATGGACCACTGCTTTGCTCAACAGTCTCTGGTGCTCATTCGGAGAGAAACGTCCATAGATGGAAAATGATAGAACTTCCTACGTGGCCGTTCCCCAGCATGCAAGATGTCCGAAGGCTACGTCTACATGCGTGTGGGTTGCCATGGTCGTCGAGGCAGCGCTCCGTGAAGGCAGCACTGAGCACGTCGAGACACCGACGCAATATGCAAAGGTCTTGGTCGGCTTCCTGCGATCCGGCCTTGTGCGCGGGACATATAATCcaccacatgccccgaccgaccgTGACGGGTGACGGCGCTCTCCTTTTACGACGAGTGTCAGCCACCGGAATAACACTCGTCGCTCGGC
Above is a window of Triticum aestivum cultivar Chinese Spring chromosome 6B, IWGSC CS RefSeq v2.1, whole genome shotgun sequence DNA encoding:
- the LOC123139547 gene encoding uncharacterized protein, which codes for MLCIYIKNNQTRSGGRHRRLRLIAPTTYELMEKNDTCLATYFLCCKNDPMKQCMFFCPKGVTDKFIDYITWQLWRVYEQLLVNALLAGVIVGIGAYGHRYRHYGFTRYLLLGATTLFLPIISYVLSAAGSTDNLFNVTINNELGDLTAKCRTRFFHRYVVIVSTCLVLISAINTSPIVATDDREDRSILPPFELLLQGIWIVYLAVSTRISESSRDKHLYYIRLSIPFALIHAKMALKYYAFLKARKSYALGRNPRLIVGYMQQLQEGSDQNGKPLAASDDDMNVPPPLVVMGEDKLHVEKQPHGYMFIKNLEAIQGGGLVTIDKVWQLQNMSLTPMPQRLKDICLSFALFKLLRCRFARYKVTDGISAETSKFIRSELMKDGQHGRALRTIADELSFLHDYYDSPLPVSCSDKWLIMISMVISFLGIGYYIFTGSIIYSHP